Proteins from a single region of Candidatus Parcubacteria bacterium:
- the rsmI gene encoding 16S rRNA (cytidine(1402)-2'-O)-methyltransferase (Derived by automated computational analysis using gene prediction method: Protein Homology. GO_function: GO:0008649 - rRNA methyltransferase activity [Evidence IEA]; GO_function: GO:0008757 - S-adenosylmethionine-dependent methyltransferase activity [Evidence IEA]; GO_process: GO:0000451 - rRNA 2'-O-methylation [Evidence IEA]) — MPGTLYLVATPIGNLEDLTYRAHRILGEVDLVLCEDTRNTKKLLDHYQIKTPTKSFHQHSEARRFHEILDALRAGKDLALVSDAGTPGISDPGAALVAAVRAEFGEEAKIFSLPGASAVICALPLSGWPVDRFSFFGFLPHKKGRQTRLKELLEQRYPVVIYESKHRLAKLLSELQILEKEHQAELELMIGRELTKMFEQTYFGRPAELAAQLNNDLDMAKGEFVVLFRQVKHSNKDDN; from the coding sequence ATGCCCGGAACTCTATATTTGGTGGCCACGCCAATTGGCAATTTAGAAGATTTAACTTATCGCGCTCACCGTATTCTCGGTGAGGTCGATTTGGTGTTGTGCGAAGACACCAGAAACACTAAAAAACTTTTAGACCATTATCAAATAAAAACACCGACTAAATCTTTTCATCAGCACTCTGAAGCGCGCCGCTTTCACGAGATTTTAGACGCTTTGCGGGCGGGGAAGGATTTGGCTCTTGTTTCTGATGCTGGCACACCCGGAATTTCTGACCCCGGCGCTGCTTTGGTCGCCGCCGTGCGCGCGGAGTTTGGCGAGGAGGCGAAGATCTTTAGTTTGCCGGGTGCCAGCGCGGTTATTTGCGCCTTGCCCTTATCGGGTTGGCCGGTTGATCGTTTCTCTTTTTTCGGCTTTTTACCTCATAAAAAAGGGCGACAAACCCGATTAAAAGAATTATTAGAACAGCGTTATCCGGTCGTTATCTATGAGTCCAAACATCGCTTGGCCAAACTATTAAGCGAGCTCCAAATTTTAGAAAAAGAGCATCAAGCCGAACTAGAATTGATGATTGGCCGCGAGTTGACTAAAATGTTTGAACAGACCTATTTCGGTCGTCCCGCAGAACTAGCAGCGCAGTTAAATAACGATCTCGATATGGCCAAAGGTGAATTTGTTGTCCTGTTTCGCCAAGTTAAACATTCTAATAAAGACGATAATTGA
- a CDS encoding hypothetical protein (Derived by automated computational analysis using gene prediction method: GeneMarkS-2+.): MVSPNLIKQASLSRGAEINESAKRLFQVLYTRQQPTPGINDVDAPRITVSTVISRVAFIYEKIRNAVQYGEESLIRKSAIFRILKRKVVIETTRSRRNPEAISQHLLTELIRAGYLANGELPESKIGEVAVILKKYLLLHDTCLEQVNAEMNIKADVRKVKDLFSEKSKITDWLMGIAACEVEENLTPNRFRQAMMSNLYDFLSENIALSPAYKKYEAEREIQIYLSICRTYARFDEDMLAYVLFKYYNDNWATGEYNEEVLGKAIAGARTLRLEIKRQINHPLVRQLDRVTKKYALYSKVMAETIEEDPVKLYNEIYYDEQKFWGRVRKVCTAKYTTAKKRLWRAAVRSIIYIFITKSVFVVLLEVPATKLFSEPINPISLLINIIFPALLLFVIVLFTRTPGDANTNKIIEGIKELFIKGYERKAPLEIRPRAQRKKIVSFIFNLIYSAALVFSVYLIVRALEFIQFNWVSIIIFLFFLAFVSFFSLVTTRGVKDLIVVPRKENFFTFILDLFYTPIVLVGRWLSGQASKLNVFVFFFDFIIEAPFKVIIEVLEDWTRYTRERRDTMD, from the coding sequence ATGGTTAGTCCAAACTTGATCAAACAGGCTTCTTTAAGTCGCGGGGCCGAGATTAATGAGAGCGCTAAACGCCTATTTCAGGTGCTTTATACGCGCCAGCAGCCAACTCCAGGGATTAATGATGTTGATGCGCCGCGAATTACTGTTTCTACCGTCATTTCTCGGGTGGCTTTTATTTACGAAAAAATCCGGAACGCCGTTCAATACGGCGAGGAGAGTTTGATTAGAAAAAGTGCCATTTTTAGAATTTTGAAGCGCAAGGTGGTGATTGAAACCACTCGCTCCCGTCGTAACCCGGAAGCAATCAGTCAACATTTACTGACGGAACTGATCCGAGCCGGTTATTTGGCTAATGGCGAGTTGCCGGAGAGTAAAATCGGGGAAGTGGCCGTCATTTTAAAAAAATATCTTTTACTCCACGATACCTGTTTAGAGCAGGTTAACGCCGAGATGAATATCAAGGCCGATGTTCGCAAAGTTAAAGATCTCTTTAGTGAGAAAAGTAAGATTACTGATTGGTTAATGGGGATTGCCGCTTGTGAAGTGGAAGAGAATTTGACTCCTAACCGTTTTCGACAGGCAATGATGAGTAACCTTTATGATTTTTTAAGCGAAAATATTGCTCTTAGCCCCGCCTATAAAAAATATGAAGCGGAGCGGGAAATTCAGATTTACTTAAGTATTTGTCGCACCTATGCGCGTTTTGATGAAGATATGCTCGCCTATGTTTTATTTAAGTATTACAACGACAACTGGGCGACTGGTGAATATAATGAGGAGGTTTTAGGGAAAGCGATTGCCGGGGCCCGTACCCTGCGCTTAGAAATAAAGCGCCAAATCAATCATCCTTTAGTTAGGCAACTGGATCGGGTGACGAAGAAATATGCGCTCTACTCCAAAGTGATGGCCGAAACCATTGAGGAGGATCCGGTTAAGCTTTATAACGAAATCTATTACGACGAACAAAAGTTTTGGGGCCGGGTGCGTAAAGTTTGTACCGCTAAATATACCACCGCCAAAAAAAGACTCTGGCGGGCGGCCGTGCGCAGCATTATTTATATCTTTATCACTAAATCAGTTTTTGTCGTCTTACTAGAGGTGCCCGCCACCAAGTTATTTAGTGAGCCCATTAACCCCATCTCCTTACTTATTAATATCATTTTTCCGGCCTTACTGCTGTTTGTGATCGTTTTATTTACCCGTACTCCCGGCGACGCCAATACTAATAAAATTATTGAAGGGATTAAAGAGTTGTTTATTAAAGGTTATGAGCGTAAAGCGCCCCTGGAAATTCGCCCACGTGCGCAAAGGAAGAAAATTGTCAGCTTTATTTTCAATCTGATTTATAGTGCCGCTTTAGTTTTTAGCGTTTATTTAATTGTTAGAGCGCTGGAGTTTATTCAGTTTAACTGGGTCAGTATTATCATTTTCTTATTCTTCTTAGCCTTTGTGAGCTTCTTTAGTTTGGTGACTACTCGGGGAGTCAAGGACTTAATTGTCGTGCCGCGCAAAGAAAACTTCTTTACTTTTATTTTAGATTTATTTTATACCCCGATTGTTTTAGTCGGTCGCTGGCTTTCCGGACAAGCCTCCAAACTTAATGTTTTTGTCTTCTTCTTTGACTTTATTATTGAGGCACCCTTTAAAGTAATTATTGAAGTTTTGGAAGATTGGACTCGTTATACGCGCGAACGCCGCGATACCATGGATTAA
- the secE gene encoding preprotein translocase subunit SecE (Derived by automated computational analysis using gene prediction method: Protein Homology. GO_component: GO:0005886 - plasma membrane [Evidence IEA]; GO_function: GO:0015450 - protein-transporting ATPase activity [Evidence IEA]; GO_process: GO:0043952 - protein transport by the Sec complex [Evidence IEA]), with translation MNKIINYIKASIEELKKVSWPTKKETYRYTVLVVVVSLAVAAYLGGLDYLFTLGLRDFLFRL, from the coding sequence ATGAACAAAATTATCAATTACATTAAAGCGTCCATTGAGGAGCTAAAAAAAGTTAGCTGGCCAACAAAAAAAGAAACTTACCGCTATACCGTTTTGGTGGTGGTGGTTAGTTTAGCCGTCGCCGCTTATTTAGGCGGTCTAGACTATCTCTTTACTCTCGGCTTGAGAGATTTTCTCTTTAGACTTTAA
- the nusG gene encoding transcription termination/antitermination protein NusG (Derived by automated computational analysis using gene prediction method: Protein Homology. GO_process: GO:0006353 - DNA-templated transcription termination [Evidence IEA]), translating to MAKQLLNQGRRWYVLHTYSGYEENVAENLKQRIESLDMEDKIFDILIPTEKKVKIKNGKRKVAEEKIFPGYILVEMVVTDESWYIVRNTPNVTGFIGTGTIPTPIREEEVENLKSRMGVEDPKFQIDISVGSPVRINEGPFKSMEGKVTAIDEAKGKVKVNVNFFGRETPVELDFLQVKKI from the coding sequence ATGGCAAAGCAATTACTTAATCAAGGACGGCGTTGGTATGTCCTCCACACCTATTCTGGCTACGAAGAGAATGTCGCCGAAAACTTGAAACAGCGCATTGAATCGCTGGATATGGAAGACAAGATTTTTGATATCTTGATTCCGACCGAAAAAAAGGTCAAAATAAAAAACGGTAAACGCAAGGTGGCTGAGGAAAAAATCTTCCCCGGCTATATTTTAGTGGAAATGGTTGTTACCGATGAGTCTTGGTATATCGTGCGCAACACGCCTAACGTCACCGGCTTTATCGGCACTGGCACCATTCCGACTCCAATTCGTGAAGAAGAGGTGGAAAATCTAAAGAGCCGCATGGGCGTTGAAGATCCTAAATTCCAAATTGATATTAGCGTCGGTTCGCCGGTACGTATCAATGAAGGACCGTTTAAAAGCATGGAAGGAAAAGTGACCGCCATTGACGAAGCGAAAGGAAAAGTTAAAGTTAATGTCAATTTCTTTGGCCGCGAAACTCCAGTGGAACTTGATTTTTTACAAGTAAAAAAGATTTAA
- the rplK gene encoding 50S ribosomal protein L11 (Derived by automated computational analysis using gene prediction method: Protein Homology. GO_component: GO:0000315 - organellar large ribosomal subunit [Evidence IEA]; GO_component: GO:0022625 - cytosolic large ribosomal subunit [Evidence IEA]; GO_function: GO:0003735 - structural constituent of ribosome [Evidence IEA]; GO_process: GO:0006412 - translation [Evidence IEA]), protein MAKKIKAKIKLQITGGQANPAPPVGPALGQHGLNISEFCQKFNEATRDKMGEIVPVEITVYEDRSYDFITKVAPASALIKGAAKVSKGSGKPLTEKVGSITKAQLREIAEKKMPDLNATSVEAAMNTLAGTARNMGIQIKD, encoded by the coding sequence ATGGCAAAAAAAATAAAAGCAAAAATTAAATTACAAATTACCGGTGGTCAAGCAAATCCTGCTCCTCCCGTCGGCCCGGCTTTAGGCCAACACGGCTTAAACATTTCTGAATTCTGTCAAAAGTTTAACGAAGCGACACGAGATAAGATGGGTGAAATCGTGCCGGTAGAAATTACCGTTTACGAAGATCGTTCTTACGATTTTATTACCAAAGTTGCTCCGGCTTCCGCTTTAATTAAAGGCGCCGCCAAAGTTTCTAAGGGTTCTGGCAAACCTTTAACCGAAAAAGTGGGTTCAATTACTAAAGCGCAATTGCGCGAGATTGCTGAGAAAAAAATGCCTGATTTAAACGCGACGAGTGTTGAAGCGGCTATGAACACCTTAGCTGGCACCGCTCGCAACATGGGCATTCAAATTAAAGATTAA
- the rplA gene encoding 50S ribosomal protein L1 (Derived by automated computational analysis using gene prediction method: Protein Homology. GO_component: GO:0000311 - plastid large ribosomal subunit [Evidence IEA]; GO_component: GO:0022625 - cytosolic large ribosomal subunit [Evidence IEA]; GO_function: GO:0003735 - structural constituent of ribosome [Evidence IEA]; GO_process: GO:0006412 - translation [Evidence IEA]) → MKKEEKVEEKVAAPKKAAPKKISAKAKKKDWSAIYDANKSYSLNEALEILKKITTTKFDSSVEAHFRLGINPKKGDQQVRSAVSLPHGTGKTVRIAAFVSPANEKTAKDAGADLVGGEELIEQIKKSEKTDFEVAVAEPAIMRQLAVIAKILGTRGLMPSPKNETVTTDIAKAITELKKGKVSYKNDETANIHCLIGKMSFTPEQLADNYKALLDNLRKSKPSSAKGSYIKSAFICSSMSPSIKITVA, encoded by the coding sequence ATGAAAAAAGAAGAAAAAGTTGAAGAAAAGGTAGCCGCTCCCAAAAAAGCTGCTCCTAAAAAAATTAGCGCTAAAGCAAAGAAAAAGGACTGGTCGGCTATTTATGACGCCAATAAGTCTTACTCTTTAAACGAAGCTTTAGAAATCTTGAAGAAAATTACGACCACTAAATTTGATTCTTCCGTGGAAGCACACTTCCGCTTAGGAATTAACCCTAAGAAAGGCGACCAACAAGTCCGCAGCGCCGTTTCCCTGCCTCACGGTACCGGAAAAACCGTGCGCATTGCCGCTTTTGTTTCTCCGGCCAATGAAAAAACGGCTAAAGATGCCGGTGCTGATTTAGTTGGCGGCGAAGAATTAATTGAACAAATCAAGAAAAGTGAGAAAACTGATTTTGAGGTGGCCGTGGCCGAACCAGCAATAATGCGCCAATTGGCGGTAATTGCTAAAATCTTGGGTACTCGCGGTTTAATGCCTTCACCGAAGAATGAAACCGTTACCACCGATATTGCCAAAGCAATCACCGAGCTTAAGAAAGGTAAAGTGAGCTACAAGAATGATGAAACGGCCAATATTCACTGCTTAATCGGAAAAATGAGCTTTACTCCCGAACAATTAGCGGATAACTACAAAGCTTTACTGGATAACTTACGCAAGAGCAAACCTAGTAGCGCTAAAGGAAGCTACATTAAGTCAGCCTTTATCTGCTCTTCAATGAGCCCTAGTATCAAGATTACTGTTGCTTAA
- a CDS encoding RNA-binding protein (Derived by automated computational analysis using gene prediction method: Protein Homology.): MKKLFIGGISWGTTDESLAAAFSQAGTVASAVVIKDKMTGRSKGFGFVEMANDDEADAAIAMWNNQELDGRRVVVNEARPMEKRF; the protein is encoded by the coding sequence ATGAAGAAGTTATTTATTGGCGGCATTTCTTGGGGCACTACTGATGAGTCCTTAGCCGCTGCCTTCTCGCAAGCCGGCACTGTCGCTTCGGCAGTTGTCATCAAGGATAAGATGACCGGTCGCTCTAAAGGCTTCGGTTTCGTGGAAATGGCCAATGACGATGAGGCAGATGCCGCTATCGCCATGTGGAACAACCAAGAACTCGATGGCCGCCGGGTAGTAGTCAATGAGGCTCGCCCGATGGAAAAGCGATTCTAG
- a CDS encoding iron-sulfur cluster assembly scaffold protein (Derived by automated computational analysis using gene prediction method: Protein Homology. GO_function: GO:0005506 - iron ion binding [Evidence IEA]; GO_function: GO:0051536 - iron-sulfur cluster binding [Evidence IEA]; GO_process: GO:0016226 - iron-sulfur cluster assembly [Evidence IEA]): MALNYTKKTLEHFLHPKNIGEIENADAVAEVGNMVCGDQLSFSLKVDNGIITDIKFLSFGCASNIATASIMTEKVKGMTIEEAKVFNWKEIVEDLGGLPKQKIHCSILAVEGLKKVLAEYEKKQQ, translated from the coding sequence ATGGCTCTTAATTATACTAAGAAAACTCTGGAGCATTTTTTGCATCCGAAAAATATCGGCGAAATAGAAAATGCCGATGCGGTTGCCGAAGTGGGCAACATGGTTTGCGGGGATCAGCTCAGCTTTTCTCTGAAGGTTGATAATGGAATAATTACTGATATTAAATTTTTATCTTTCGGTTGCGCTTCTAATATCGCCACCGCTTCCATCATGACTGAAAAAGTCAAAGGAATGACTATTGAGGAAGCCAAGGTTTTTAATTGGAAAGAAATTGTTGAAGATTTGGGCGGGCTGCCCAAACAAAAAATCCACTGCTCAATTTTGGCGGTGGAAGGATTAAAAAAAGTTTTGGCCGAATACGAAAAAAAACAGCAATAA
- a CDS encoding cysteine desulfurase family protein (Derived by automated computational analysis using gene prediction method: Protein Homology. GO_function: GO:0030170 - pyridoxal phosphate binding [Evidence IEA]): MSIYLDNAATTRLDEAVLEAMTSYLTTDYANASAIHNPGQKNNLVLEDCRHRVASHFKVPAENIYFTSGASESNNWIIKGLMFANQDKGKHLLVSAIEHPCVLRAAEQLTAHGYEVELIPVKENGLLDLEALKKMLRPDTVLVSVMAVNNEMGAIQDLKTIADIVHEAGAYFHSDIVQAIPYLDLNLPALGVDFASLSAHKFYGPKGVGAAYLKSGIKIESLIAGGEQESGRRAGTYNLPGIVGLATALDLVYSDRDAYLKKVKDLRDYLWEKLVAEIPEVVLNGDLENRTPNNLNVLFRRVEGEAILIDLSEKGIYVSTGSACSAHNLKSSYVLSAIGRHDEDLNSNIRFTLGRYNTKVEIDETVAAVKETVARLRGFTPIKK; this comes from the coding sequence ATGTCAATTTACCTAGATAACGCCGCCACTACGCGGCTTGATGAGGCCGTGCTCGAGGCCATGACGTCTTATCTCACAACCGATTACGCTAATGCTTCGGCGATTCATAATCCTGGCCAAAAAAATAATTTAGTTTTAGAAGACTGCCGCCACCGCGTCGCCAGTCATTTTAAAGTGCCGGCCGAAAATATTTATTTTACCAGCGGTGCCAGTGAAAGCAATAACTGGATTATTAAAGGCCTTATGTTTGCTAACCAAGATAAAGGCAAACATTTGTTAGTTTCCGCTATTGAGCACCCCTGTGTGTTAAGAGCGGCCGAACAGTTAACGGCACACGGATATGAAGTGGAATTAATTCCGGTTAAAGAAAATGGTCTCTTGGACTTGGAAGCTCTTAAAAAAATGTTACGTCCTGATACCGTTTTAGTATCGGTGATGGCGGTTAATAACGAAATGGGTGCTATTCAAGATTTAAAGACGATTGCGGATATTGTCCATGAAGCCGGCGCTTATTTTCACAGTGACATTGTTCAAGCAATTCCGTATTTAGACCTTAATTTGCCAGCTTTAGGCGTTGATTTTGCCAGTTTGAGTGCTCACAAGTTTTATGGGCCCAAAGGAGTTGGCGCCGCCTATCTTAAATCTGGAATAAAAATTGAATCCTTAATTGCCGGTGGGGAACAAGAGAGTGGCCGTCGGGCCGGGACTTATAATTTGCCAGGAATTGTCGGACTGGCCACGGCTTTAGACTTAGTCTATAGTGACCGTGACGCCTACTTAAAAAAAGTTAAAGATTTGCGTGATTATCTTTGGGAGAAGTTAGTAGCAGAAATTCCGGAAGTGGTTTTAAATGGTGATTTAGAAAACCGCACCCCCAACAATTTAAATGTTTTATTTAGACGGGTGGAAGGGGAAGCCATCTTAATTGATTTATCGGAGAAGGGAATCTATGTTTCTACCGGTTCCGCTTGCAGTGCCCATAACTTAAAATCTTCTTATGTTCTGTCGGCAATCGGCCGCCACGACGAAGACTTAAACAGTAACATCCGCTTTACATTAGGTCGTTATAATACTAAAGTGGAAATTGATGAAACGGTGGCGGCCGTCAAAGAAACGGTGGCCCGTTTGCGCGGCTTTACGCCGATTAAAAAATAA
- a CDS encoding peptidylprolyl isomerase (Derived by automated computational analysis using gene prediction method: Protein Homology. GO_function: GO:0003755 - peptidyl-prolyl cis-trans isomerase activity [Evidence IEA]; GO_function: GO:0016018 - cyclosporin A binding [Evidence IEA]; GO_process: GO:0000413 - protein peptidyl-prolyl isomerization [Evidence IEA]; GO_process: GO:0006457 - protein folding [Evidence IEA]) has protein sequence MKIKNYLKFFGLTLALTLFLSACGTTSTETSNNNNNNMNRTLPGQTDLLKDYSSAVIKTSKGDITVEFYQESPVTVNNFMNLAQSGFYNGTKFHRVISDFMIQGGDPNTKTDAVATYGTGGPDYRFGDEFNNYKLLAGSLAMANGGPNTNGSQFFIVTADATPWLDGKHTNFGRVISGMEVVKSIEAVETNASDLPLEDITIDSIELKK, from the coding sequence ATGAAAATAAAGAATTACCTAAAATTTTTCGGTCTGACTTTAGCGCTAACGCTTTTTTTGAGCGCTTGCGGTACAACCAGTACCGAAACTAGTAATAACAACAATAATAATATGAATAGAACTTTACCTGGGCAAACTGATCTTTTAAAAGATTATTCCAGCGCCGTAATTAAAACTTCTAAGGGCGATATTACCGTGGAATTTTATCAGGAGTCGCCGGTGACCGTTAATAACTTTATGAATTTAGCGCAGTCCGGTTTCTATAATGGCACTAAATTTCATCGTGTTATCAGCGACTTTATGATTCAAGGCGGCGATCCTAATACCAAAACTGACGCCGTCGCCACTTACGGCACCGGCGGTCCCGATTATCGCTTTGGTGATGAGTTTAATAACTACAAACTTCTGGCCGGCTCTTTAGCGATGGCTAATGGTGGCCCTAATACCAATGGCTCCCAATTCTTCATCGTCACCGCTGATGCCACCCCTTGGCTTGATGGTAAGCACACCAACTTCGGCCGCGTTATCAGCGGTATGGAAGTAGTCAAAAGCATTGAAGCGGTAGAAACCAATGCTAGTGATTTGCCTTTAGAAGATATCACCATTGACAGCATTGAACTTAAAAAATAA